Proteins encoded by one window of Bacteroidota bacterium:
- a CDS encoding alpha/beta hydrolase: MKIILIALSTFIIINVYSQDPIDESKCSECNIPCMCQLYYNNYLEDSVKRQTIVRNWNDFFGEDLSSFHEYPSGANVVNIKFDGLGCIYPENNPELLNIKSKILGNTDKDYRNFSKNSFYDLFNEEYHGKSDDTINAFIKAEAFPDKFCKIKRANCLKIIPNWQYDIDYFDFIKTWNAKHVPVKIEEINNQIDSKNYKKIIFFIHGYNVPYSLAVFQSKIILDRILIANSNLKAEDILLINVLWPSGSQKESKFDSADACDYSNFESPKTALAYTYYSNRAYLSAIYLRRIIREMETDLPIDIITHSHGSTVATSTLMNTTTKLEAGDLSSKIGELMNKEPLPDKEINVFLNAPSIPGVSTFIDLTDCKEQLKYRFFIGYNTNDEVLKKQKFKLFGKKIKSIAPTGKLSATTLGCNRNEEIEKTICMLKKKDLQHLFKAAPTSTLSEHDFFCYVKQEEFMKNLSIFLNGGFR; the protein is encoded by the coding sequence ATGAAAATTATTTTAATTGCCCTCAGTACATTTATAATCATTAATGTATATTCTCAAGATCCAATTGATGAAAGTAAATGCTCCGAATGTAATATTCCTTGTATGTGTCAACTTTATTACAACAATTATTTAGAGGACTCAGTTAAAAGGCAAACAATTGTGCGAAATTGGAATGATTTTTTTGGAGAGGATTTAAGTTCCTTTCATGAATATCCATCAGGGGCAAATGTGGTTAATATTAAGTTTGACGGCTTAGGCTGTATATACCCTGAAAACAATCCCGAGTTGTTAAATATAAAAAGTAAGATACTTGGAAATACTGACAAGGATTACAGAAATTTTTCTAAAAATTCTTTCTATGATCTATTCAACGAGGAATACCATGGCAAATCTGATGATACAATAAATGCCTTTATAAAAGCAGAGGCTTTTCCTGACAAATTTTGTAAAATTAAAAGAGCTAATTGTTTAAAGATAATTCCAAATTGGCAATATGATATTGATTATTTTGATTTTATCAAAACTTGGAATGCTAAACATGTTCCAGTCAAAATAGAGGAAATAAATAATCAGATTGATTCAAAAAATTATAAAAAAATAATATTCTTTATTCATGGGTATAATGTGCCTTATAGCCTGGCAGTGTTTCAAAGTAAAATCATATTAGATAGAATTCTTATAGCAAACAGCAATTTAAAGGCTGAAGATATTTTATTAATAAACGTTTTATGGCCTTCTGGAAGCCAAAAAGAATCTAAATTTGATAGCGCGGATGCATGCGATTATTCGAATTTTGAATCACCTAAAACTGCATTAGCTTACACATATTATAGTAACAGAGCCTATTTAAGTGCAATTTACCTTAGAAGAATAATCCGGGAAATGGAAACCGACCTACCAATTGATATAATAACTCATTCCCATGGGAGTACTGTAGCCACCTCTACATTGATGAATACCACCACAAAGCTTGAAGCAGGAGATTTGTCAAGCAAAATTGGCGAGTTAATGAATAAGGAGCCATTACCCGATAAGGAAATAAATGTTTTTTTGAATGCTCCATCAATACCAGGTGTCTCAACTTTTATAGATTTAACAGACTGTAAAGAACAATTAAAATATAGGTTCTTTATCGGATACAATACCAACGATGAAGTATTAAAGAAACAAAAATTTAAACTTTTTGGTAAAAAAATAAAATCAATTGCTCCTACCGGTAAATTAAGTGCAACCACTTTAGGATGCAACAGAAACGAGGAGATCGAGAAAACAATCTGTATGCTAAAAAAGAAGGACCTTCAACATCTTTTCAAAGCGGCACCTACCTCAACTTTATCTGAACATGATTTTTTTTGTTATGTGAAACAGGAAGAATTTATGAAAAATTTAAGTATATTTCTTAATGGTGGATTTAGATAG
- a CDS encoding T9SS type A sorting domain-containing protein produces MKIQTTNSRNICKLTTATCLLFSFSVLLSMTLQNTVTYSFNNPVDFAIPDTILPDSSAITDTVNVTAIYSVSDTAEIFTDGLDSIIFLQEDTTLYFAQQDTTQTYILGEVAEGVVFNKPNDTLAYYYVTDTAAYFIPENDTSAYQLFPLDSTTLVEGRVNTEELNLLTLTMKLGIPISTIDLGGNPKWFNKNLLGINTSGMFDQSTLPNELGVTTWSPTTELQWDWLSDLQPEVLRFPHGSLNKFMHILHTIPSLDDGDPLTNVKSTGYGYDFDEILRYFDLSDGIINCPDPVATLLTQNYVANWPNWITWMQDDATHQLAHLFDNYIGKYNDQLTATTNYLDDFLRLILKIQTAHPEHKVNVVLCLNILSEPAPECVAIVQYMMDFAQNGIVALTPDQIAGIELGSEVGTCPFSYFLDIHSFDDAGDGNYWDYINGDIYTDATQQANLETLLGAAMNEEDGSGNNVGHDYITAFKGSADPDIYNLKLGVPAGPITGIAMAVPDDPAGEYGFGPLEDLCPTDVEWNPSVRDHYNDVEGLTGRKKFDAVILHTYYMSDAAFLSDGWAIPSRWSDILNNNLCDAGYPSIGLPGSCTLDPLGCDDPPTDKWFYNSYDTRLQDAYDKISGIWQDMSGREHANYYDFITTYYNEALTAYSDIFDFNLTPGIDGKELWVTEWNVNVGRGASDREYVCSNGYMQGFIDFEWVLKNIRVNFNTQYANNFFTLATIQNFAGGSDGDLLTLTRGDNELIYDGITDVVGEGFEYYHGKNYYRKRIIYHAFDLLSEISKNDLNYLPSNHLIPVGSGSGTPEIPVTVFIDHPKTYLYIYVSNRTDKAHCYTLNKTRLEDALGYLIYFDEPPVVYGVDAQQLYSTAGLGNTFEINTCYNDDYPINLHEDDVVGGESHNIGLITEPDPYSWLPQYHFTVPARSFGYAKIHLWHVIIHKDADSINLSNGHECMLYPNPANSAFYIEFTSDLNSNGNLTVEIYSLSGEYISSQLIGEHQPVNIASLPVGLYLVKIRTDTGFEINKTLVKS; encoded by the coding sequence ATGAAAATCCAAACTACCAATTCCCGAAATATTTGTAAATTAACAACGGCAACCTGTTTGTTATTCTCCTTTTCAGTTTTACTGAGTATGACATTACAAAATACAGTAACATATAGTTTTAACAACCCGGTAGACTTTGCCATACCTGATACGATCCTACCTGATAGTTCAGCGATTACCGATACTGTTAACGTAACCGCTATTTATTCTGTATCTGACACTGCCGAAATTTTCACAGACGGGCTTGACAGTATTATTTTCCTTCAGGAAGACACAACCCTGTATTTTGCCCAACAAGATACCACGCAAACTTATATACTTGGTGAAGTAGCTGAAGGTGTGGTTTTCAATAAACCTAATGACACTTTGGCTTACTATTATGTCACCGATACAGCGGCATACTTTATTCCAGAAAATGACACATCGGCATATCAGTTGTTCCCACTCGATTCGACGACATTGGTGGAGGGCAGAGTGAACACTGAAGAGCTCAACCTGCTGACCCTTACAATGAAACTGGGTATCCCCATTTCGACAATTGATCTTGGTGGAAATCCAAAGTGGTTCAATAAAAATCTTCTTGGTATCAATACATCAGGTATGTTCGATCAAAGTACCCTGCCCAATGAATTAGGCGTAACCACATGGTCGCCAACAACAGAGTTGCAATGGGATTGGCTTAGTGACCTGCAACCGGAGGTATTGAGATTTCCTCATGGGTCATTGAACAAATTCATGCACATTCTGCACACAATCCCCTCGCTTGATGATGGCGATCCGCTTACCAATGTAAAATCTACCGGCTATGGGTATGATTTTGATGAAATACTACGCTACTTTGATTTGTCAGATGGCATCATCAACTGCCCTGACCCCGTAGCGACACTACTGACCCAGAACTACGTTGCAAACTGGCCAAACTGGATCACCTGGATGCAGGATGATGCCACTCATCAACTAGCACATTTGTTTGACAATTATATAGGTAAATATAACGATCAGCTTACTGCAACTACAAATTATCTTGATGATTTTTTACGCCTCATACTAAAAATTCAAACCGCGCACCCTGAGCATAAAGTCAATGTGGTGCTTTGCCTGAATATACTAAGTGAACCGGCTCCTGAGTGTGTAGCTATTGTTCAGTATATGATGGATTTTGCACAAAACGGGATTGTTGCACTCACTCCGGATCAAATCGCCGGAATTGAACTAGGCAGCGAAGTGGGCACTTGTCCTTTTTCCTACTTTCTGGATATTCATAGTTTCGACGACGCGGGTGATGGAAATTATTGGGACTACATTAATGGTGATATTTACACTGATGCCACTCAGCAAGCAAATCTTGAAACATTATTAGGAGCTGCAATGAACGAAGAAGATGGTAGCGGTAATAATGTAGGACATGACTACATAACAGCATTTAAGGGTTCAGCGGACCCTGATATTTACAACCTCAAACTGGGCGTTCCAGCCGGACCGATCACAGGAATCGCCATGGCCGTGCCTGATGACCCAGCTGGAGAATATGGTTTTGGACCACTTGAAGATTTATGCCCAACTGATGTGGAATGGAATCCAAGTGTGAGAGATCATTATAATGATGTGGAGGGGCTTACGGGAAGGAAGAAGTTTGATGCGGTTATTTTGCATACATATTATATGAGTGATGCAGCATTTTTATCTGATGGATGGGCAATACCTTCAAGATGGTCTGATATATTAAATAACAATTTATGTGACGCTGGCTATCCGTCAATTGGACTTCCTGGTTCATGCACTTTGGATCCACTAGGTTGTGACGATCCGCCAACCGATAAATGGTTCTATAATTCATATGATACTCGATTACAAGACGCATATGATAAAATTTCCGGCATATGGCAAGATATGTCAGGGCGTGAACATGCAAATTATTATGATTTTATAACAACCTATTATAATGAAGCGCTAACCGCGTACAGCGATATTTTCGATTTTAATTTAACTCCCGGAATTGATGGAAAAGAGCTTTGGGTAACGGAATGGAACGTAAACGTTGGAAGAGGAGCTTCCGATAGGGAATATGTTTGTTCGAACGGTTACATGCAAGGATTTATTGATTTTGAGTGGGTGCTTAAAAATATCAGAGTAAATTTCAATACACAATATGCGAATAATTTTTTCACACTGGCTACAATCCAGAATTTCGCCGGCGGTAGCGACGGTGATCTATTAACACTTACAAGAGGTGATAATGAATTAATTTATGATGGCATAACGGATGTTGTCGGGGAAGGCTTTGAGTATTATCATGGTAAAAACTACTACCGGAAACGCATCATCTACCATGCTTTTGACTTGCTGAGCGAAATAAGTAAAAATGATCTTAACTATCTTCCAAGTAATCATTTGATTCCGGTTGGATCTGGTTCAGGCACACCAGAAATTCCTGTGACCGTATTTATCGACCATCCAAAAACATACCTGTACATTTATGTTTCTAATCGGACAGACAAAGCACATTGCTATACATTAAATAAAACGCGCCTTGAAGACGCCCTAGGATATCTAATCTATTTTGACGAACCTCCAGTGGTTTATGGAGTTGATGCTCAACAACTATATTCTACAGCCGGCCTGGGCAATACGTTTGAAATCAACACATGCTACAATGACGATTACCCAATTAACCTGCATGAGGATGATGTAGTTGGCGGGGAATCGCATAATATTGGACTAATTACTGAACCTGATCCGTATTCCTGGTTGCCACAGTATCACTTTACTGTTCCTGCAAGGAGTTTTGGTTATGCAAAAATCCACCTATGGCATGTCATAATTCATAAGGATGCTGACTCTATTAACCTAAGCAACGGCCATGAATGTATGCTGTATCCAAACCCGGCGAATAGCGCTTTTTATATTGAATTCACATCTGATCTAAATTCCAATGGAAATCTGACAGTTGAAATTTACTCACTTTCAGGAGAATATATCTCATCTCAATTAATTGGTGAGCATCAACCCGTGAATATAGCATCACTTCCTGTTGGTTTGTATCTCGTTAAGATTAGAACAGATACAGGTTTTGAAATAAATAAAACTCTTGTGAAATCATGA
- a CDS encoding T9SS type A sorting domain-containing protein — protein MKDKFKLPAYTAMASAFLSINSPAGAKAVYVDIDPDIIIHPGESGVNLDFNTDGTWDISFGNELWTFTSGSDNSFIWHQVHAAADYGIGPWTTYSTYFGPIGIIKFLSIGDTIDEELYTGGPWPNGWGPAGELMFSYDEITPPFFYNSGGYWFPEHIDGYIGVWLKFFTDGEYKNHYGWIRCSVLDGGNELVIKDYAYELLPDVPIIAGDTVGRIVEFAHDTIPQFGTGLPDADNEVSNAIIYSFGSTVYIRAHGLNGDASVNIYNITGETVYIGSMNNDFLNVEMTQPSGIYLVELIADKQRTCRKVILD, from the coding sequence ATGAAAGATAAATTCAAGCTTCCGGCTTATACAGCCATGGCATCTGCTTTCTTATCAATTAATTCACCAGCTGGTGCTAAAGCTGTTTACGTAGACATTGATCCAGATATAATTATACACCCAGGAGAGTCCGGGGTGAACTTAGATTTTAATACAGATGGGACTTGGGACATTAGTTTCGGAAATGAATTATGGACGTTTACGTCGGGGTCTGATAATTCTTTTATTTGGCACCAAGTTCATGCAGCAGCGGACTATGGCATAGGACCTTGGACAACCTATAGTACATACTTTGGCCCTATTGGAATAATAAAATTTCTATCTATAGGCGATACGATTGATGAAGAGCTATATACAGGGGGGCCATGGCCAAACGGCTGGGGACCAGCTGGAGAATTAATGTTTAGCTATGATGAAATTACACCACCTTTTTTCTATAATTCAGGGGGTTACTGGTTTCCGGAACACATTGATGGTTATATTGGTGTGTGGCTTAAATTTTTTACAGATGGTGAATATAAAAACCATTACGGTTGGATTCGCTGTAGTGTGCTGGACGGAGGAAATGAACTCGTCATAAAAGATTACGCTTATGAACTATTGCCGGATGTCCCTATTATAGCGGGCGACACAGTTGGTAGGATTGTAGAATTTGCCCACGACACAATACCACAATTTGGAACCGGACTCCCAGATGCAGACAACGAGGTATCCAATGCAATTATCTATTCTTTCGGCTCCACTGTTTACATCCGTGCTCATGGCTTAAATGGTGACGCGTCTGTAAATATTTATAACATTACCGGCGAGACTGTCTACATCGGATCCATGAATAATGATTTCTTGAACGTCGAAATGACACAACCAAGTGGAATTTATTTAGTTGAATTAATTGCTGACAAACAAAGAACTTGCAGGAAAGTTATACTTGACTAG
- a CDS encoding AAA family ATPase, translating to MYLSNIKLWNYRKFGAVGEIDLSKPNLDLNLTKGLNVIIGENDSGKTAIIDAIKLVLKTHSYDYIRVDDKDFYQDSNRLRIELTFENLIPEEAKNFTEWLGWNGTGTNAKPFLKLNYDVKRQADKILPTDVKAGVDEDGYLLTAEAKEYLKATYLKPLRDAENELIAKRNSRLSQILLGDEAFKGKEKDNDLVKIFSGLKEELENYFKGINEAGQPKATEGKQIKDKIDSYIKSFYSKDNESEFESTSTDIKSILEKLTLTLKGEPNPGLGTLNRLFMAAELLHLTKSNWSGLRLGLVEELEAHLHPQAQMQVIEVFQKQKDIQLILTTHSPNLASKLKLENLIICNNSNAFPMGDTYTKLEKDDYKFLEKFLDTTKANLFFAKGVILVEGWAEELLLPSIAKAIGINLTEKGVSIVNIGHTGFDHYAKIYLRQVEPNMTIPVAVITDSDIREYEKNGDDFVKRDIQTVQQETQAKLATINGKAEQRVKYFPAPNWTLEYSLFKSASLTTLLQNAARAIHTHTDWATDFEKALATKLINKTLKKTAIAYHIANAIDEELIKVAPAIQITDDANDTINYLVKAIKYATGN from the coding sequence ATGTATCTATCAAACATCAAACTTTGGAATTATAGGAAATTTGGTGCAGTAGGCGAAATAGACCTTTCAAAACCGAATTTGGATTTAAACCTAACCAAAGGTTTGAATGTAATTATTGGCGAAAACGACTCGGGAAAAACTGCCATTATTGATGCCATAAAATTGGTTTTAAAAACGCACAGCTACGATTACATTAGAGTTGATGACAAGGATTTTTACCAAGACTCAAATCGTTTGCGTATTGAATTAACCTTTGAAAATTTAATTCCTGAAGAGGCAAAAAACTTTACAGAATGGTTGGGCTGGAACGGTACAGGTACAAATGCAAAACCTTTTTTAAAACTCAATTACGATGTAAAACGTCAAGCGGATAAAATTTTACCAACTGATGTAAAAGCAGGTGTTGATGAAGACGGCTATTTACTAACAGCAGAAGCAAAAGAATATCTAAAAGCCACATATCTAAAACCCTTGCGTGATGCTGAAAACGAATTGATTGCAAAACGCAATTCGCGTTTGTCACAAATTCTTTTGGGCGATGAAGCGTTTAAAGGAAAAGAAAAAGACAATGATTTGGTAAAAATCTTTTCGGGTTTGAAAGAAGAATTAGAAAATTATTTCAAAGGCATTAATGAAGCAGGACAGCCCAAAGCCACAGAGGGTAAACAGATAAAAGATAAAATTGACAGCTACATTAAAAGTTTTTACAGCAAGGATAACGAAAGTGAATTTGAATCAACATCTACCGATATCAAAAGTATACTTGAAAAACTTACCTTGACTTTGAAGGGCGAACCAAACCCAGGCTTAGGAACGTTAAACCGTTTGTTTATGGCTGCGGAATTGCTTCATTTAACCAAATCAAATTGGTCAGGTTTGCGTTTAGGCTTGGTTGAAGAATTGGAAGCACATTTGCACCCACAAGCACAAATGCAAGTGATTGAAGTATTTCAAAAACAAAAAGATATTCAACTTATTCTTACAACACACAGTCCGAATTTAGCTTCCAAACTCAAACTGGAAAACTTGATTATTTGCAATAATTCAAATGCATTTCCAATGGGTGATACTTACACCAAGTTAGAGAAAGACGATTACAAGTTTTTAGAAAAATTTTTGGACACCACAAAAGCTAATTTGTTTTTTGCCAAAGGCGTGATTTTAGTTGAAGGTTGGGCAGAAGAACTCCTTTTGCCAAGCATTGCAAAAGCAATCGGTATTAACTTAACCGAAAAAGGCGTTTCCATTGTAAATATTGGACACACAGGCTTTGACCACTACGCAAAAATTTACTTGCGACAAGTAGAACCCAATATGACAATTCCTGTTGCAGTAATTACCGATTCCGACATTAGAGAATATGAAAAGAACGGAGATGATTTTGTAAAACGAGATATACAAACCGTTCAACAGGAAACGCAAGCGAAATTAGCAACTATAAACGGTAAAGCAGAACAAAGAGTAAAATATTTTCCTGCACCAAATTGGACTTTGGAATATTCTTTGTTTAAATCAGCGAGTTTAACAACGCTCTTACAAAATGCGGCAAGAGCAATTCATACGCATACAGATTGGGCAACGGATTTTGAAAAAGCACTTGCAACAAAGTTGATAAACAAAACTTTGAAAAAAACAGCCATTGCTTATCATATTGCAAACGCCATTGATGAAGAATTAATCAAGGTAGCTCCCGCCATTCAAATTACAGATGATGCTAACGACACGATTAATTACCTTGTAAAAGCGATTAAATATGCCACAGGTAATTGA